In Pseudomonas fluorescens, one genomic interval encodes:
- the argR gene encoding transcriptional regulator ArgR: MTAHRIGFLIWPSTKALTLALAEEALRVAQRVHPEVVYELSFLQAETVTDVAAEGAWQLPGEAWTGKLENFQKLFLLADEPPTTLAPALSSALKQLVRAGCVIGGLSAGVYPLAQLGLLDGYRAAVHWRWQDDFAERFPKVIATSHLFDWDRDRLTACGGMSVLDLLLAVLARDHGAELAGAVSEELVVERIREGGERQRIPLQNRLGSSHPKLTQAVLLMEANIEEPLTTDEIAQHVCVSRRQLERIFKQYLNRVPSQYYLELRLNKARQMLMQTSKSIIQIGLSCGFSSGPHFSSAYRNFFGATPREDRNQRRSSSPFELSSVPPERG, from the coding sequence ATGACTGCCCATCGAATTGGTTTCCTGATTTGGCCCAGCACTAAAGCTTTGACGCTGGCGCTGGCGGAGGAGGCCTTGCGTGTTGCTCAGCGGGTGCATCCGGAGGTGGTTTACGAATTGTCGTTCCTCCAGGCCGAAACCGTGACAGACGTTGCGGCCGAGGGGGCGTGGCAACTGCCGGGCGAGGCGTGGACCGGCAAGCTGGAAAACTTCCAGAAACTGTTCCTGCTCGCCGACGAGCCACCGACCACTCTGGCCCCGGCCCTCAGCAGCGCGCTCAAGCAACTGGTGCGGGCCGGTTGCGTGATCGGTGGTCTGTCGGCGGGCGTGTATCCGCTGGCGCAGCTCGGTCTGCTCGACGGTTATCGCGCGGCCGTGCACTGGCGCTGGCAGGACGATTTCGCCGAGCGTTTCCCGAAAGTCATCGCCACCAGTCACCTGTTCGACTGGGATCGTGATCGCCTGACCGCGTGTGGCGGCATGTCGGTACTCGACCTGTTGCTGGCGGTGCTGGCCCGTGATCATGGGGCAGAACTGGCCGGTGCGGTGTCCGAAGAACTGGTGGTCGAGCGCATCCGCGAGGGCGGTGAACGCCAGCGCATTCCACTGCAGAACCGTCTCGGTTCCAGCCATCCGAAGCTCACCCAAGCGGTGTTGCTGATGGAAGCCAACATCGAAGAGCCGCTGACCACCGACGAAATCGCCCAGCACGTGTGCGTGTCCCGTCGACAGCTGGAGCGGATCTTCAAGCAATACCTCAACCGCGTGCCGAGCCAGTACTACCTGGAGTTGCGCCTGAACAAGGCCCGGCAGATGTTGATGCAAACCAGCAAGTCGATCATCCAGATCGGCCTGTCCTGCGGTTTCTCCTCCGGGCCGCATTTCTCCAGCGCCTACCGCAACTTCTTCGGCGCCACGCCGCGCGAAGATCGCAACCAGCGGCGCAGCAGCAGTCCGTTCGAACTGTCGTCAGTGCCGCCGGAGCGCGGTTGA
- the aruF gene encoding arginine/ornithine succinyltransferase subunit alpha, with amino-acid sequence MLVMRPAQMADLGEVQRLAADSPIGVTSLPDDVERLSDKIAASEASFAAEVSFNGEESYFFVLEDTATGKLVGCSAIVASAGYSEPFYSFRNETFVHASRELKIHNKIHVLSQCHDLTGNSLLTSFYVQRELVGSPWAELNSRGRLLFVASHPERFADSVVTEIVGYSDENGDSPFWDAIGRNFFDLNYAEAERLCGLKSRTFLAELMPHYPIYVPLLPDSAQEAMGQVHPRAQITFDILMREGFETDHYIDIFDGGPTLHARVSGIRSIAQSRVVPVKIGEPVKGAGRQYLVANAQLQDYRAVLLELDYAPGKPVTLDLEAAEALGVGEGASVRLVAV; translated from the coding sequence ATGCTGGTGATGCGCCCTGCGCAAATGGCTGATCTGGGCGAGGTACAGCGTCTGGCTGCGGACAGTCCGATTGGTGTCACTTCCTTGCCGGATGACGTGGAACGTCTGAGCGACAAGATCGCCGCGAGCGAAGCCTCGTTCGCTGCCGAAGTGAGTTTCAACGGCGAGGAGAGCTACTTTTTCGTCCTCGAAGACACCGCCACCGGCAAACTGGTCGGCTGCTCGGCGATCGTTGCCTCGGCCGGTTACTCCGAGCCGTTCTACAGCTTCCGCAACGAGACCTTCGTCCACGCCTCCCGCGAGCTGAAGATCCACAACAAGATCCACGTGCTCTCGCAATGCCACGACCTGACAGGCAACAGCTTGCTGACCAGTTTCTACGTGCAGCGTGAGCTGGTGGGGTCGCCGTGGGCCGAGCTCAACTCCCGTGGCCGCCTGCTGTTCGTCGCCAGCCACCCGGAGCGTTTTGCTGATTCGGTGGTGACCGAGATCGTCGGTTACAGCGACGAAAACGGTGACTCGCCATTCTGGGACGCGATCGGGCGCAACTTCTTCGACCTCAACTACGCCGAGGCCGAACGCCTGTGTGGCCTGAAGAGCCGCACGTTCCTCGCCGAACTGATGCCGCATTACCCGATCTACGTGCCGCTGCTGCCGGATTCCGCTCAAGAAGCGATGGGCCAGGTGCACCCGCGTGCGCAGATCACTTTCGACATCCTGATGCGCGAAGGCTTCGAAACCGATCACTACATCGACATTTTCGACGGTGGCCCGACCCTGCATGCGCGTGTTTCGGGGATCCGTTCGATCGCCCAGAGCCGTGTAGTGCCGGTGAAGATCGGCGAGCCGGTCAAAGGCGCCGGGCGCCAGTATCTGGTGGCCAACGCGCAGTTGCAGGATTACCGCGCGGTGCTGCTGGAACTCGATTACGCGCCGGGCAAACCGGTGACCCTGGATCTGGAAGCAGCCGAAGCCCTGGGCGTCGGTGAAGGTGCCAGCGTGCGCCTGGTGGCGGTTTAA
- a CDS encoding dermonecrotic toxin domain-containing protein codes for MIQETTPALATLPDPLLLPRQDAHYQPLLQAIPTWLIQAAAHKRAALKRASPLLPANLKQASRTEHAKLRALNAAHWTAHNRVERSLARLQDAKAFAEPLLRAELAKRFGLNLDVRQTFLRLYLPDHVPWLRIKSGAARTWTVSLLDAALHNFESSETSADAFESASGYVSQPSPDGQFSVLPNIPKAMPIPAFTRLCRELDIGRRYNTYLQDNLGVSNPLVAAVLQPQVCTSDKAALVAALQMAYMQKLLGADIHRLILGLLDGLQHLRLNRQAWHCHALTMMKVSLTGIVLFAPNLEAANATARVVVYIPDDPQHPVKEYASSAAFAEELAQRLRDPDYQVFFSRFIDHAERGAFFGQLRALLSPVTWQPVPAGDPRPSWREHPAVRPFMQIVATPIRGELWVYLYQRKLDKMLNDARVIAVSTAMVDRKARWALWDSFTDIAQSLINLVAFVALPFVPFLGELMLAYTAYQLLDETFESIVDWAEGQPREAFAHLIGVVESMVQVGTFAAGGAIAVSEFRALLPADVVQFIDRFIPVKTANGKTRYWKPDLRPYEWPGTLPKDIRTDALGLQTHQGKSLLALEDKLYAVSLDPETGAHRIDHPTRAEAYKPALRHNTAGAWQTEIDQPLAWDRATVLSRSSAQMQRLPAALRERLLNISGCEENTLRQMHVERDQLPPLLSDTLQRWQIDQDIQLFIEQIGSPHAEDYLKADPATQLQLLFDNGDWPADRGLQLIDRQGRTLWRSPVADVPFIQIEGSRLDDGDLLKTCLQRLTESQRRRLLSEALHTPAPSAEARATSLRRSVAELAQRKRQSLFEDRYRQLQRGASPLVQVLMDAEPGLPKALAQSILETASDAEYLQLQRGTLSARLVVLTQETGLQVRATRAFEGLELQATVNNLDTDRLALHSLPRLPGWSPSIRMELRHYSHSGQLIDSLGAQDALIRKVLVLTEQGDYQPFDATGESLSAPGSLYSSLLHALPDAERSALTIHITQDLQLKQLIRDDALDRQALLNLLSQNPIRKPAYDPTVMRLRGGTSGYRRMPTNTPTLHAHAHWLLPHLLPEELDAFVERLQRHPNGPRAELSRLITERNRLDAVLSPWTEGIPLVHPQSGARLTTEQYAIQRHRRRQMRVDILDCWKQQVSLPENTEQTIDLRLSQSIIGELPQLEVNFSHVDYLTIEGIGSTQGIHGFLNCFSGLRRLALRNFQLGNLPESISRSPQLRELILSDCSITLTAESQTTLAALTQLRTLDLFRNPLGLTPNVEKMPRLNYIDVSETGISELPPGLLTRPLLRTALLNDNQIRSLSPALFELPNNVPEGFDLSGNPIASADRERIKRHFNDTRQDFGVMAEQADLLRVQALYTHMDLEQASEFFYLLPGTLVEGRIELARLEREYSDLSSNLANWATDHPALHPISGEPFTIEQVLNEHAARHEFKSLIEQCWRRETEQDEPDENLQPLHDLNLATIIRGDLPVLNADFSHVTHLYLRSLPGQTFGIDRFVETFASLRGLTIYQYRLEHIPPAVFRMAELTYLSLSHCELTLTPQNALELAQMERLDHLDLSDNPLGETPDVSQMTNLQTLMLDNSGITSLPPGLLQLEHLEIADLSDNAITQVPSDILELPEERADKFSLRSNPLSELSLQRLIAYFKKHRIDFGVEAVIERAEMEVSTSEDSGVDE; via the coding sequence ATGATTCAAGAAACCACACCCGCCCTCGCGACACTGCCCGACCCGCTGCTGCTACCCCGGCAGGACGCACACTATCAACCGCTGCTCCAGGCCATCCCGACATGGCTGATTCAGGCTGCGGCACACAAACGCGCGGCATTGAAACGGGCCAGTCCGCTACTGCCCGCCAACCTCAAACAGGCATCACGCACCGAGCATGCAAAACTGCGCGCACTGAATGCCGCGCACTGGACCGCACACAACCGCGTCGAACGAAGCCTTGCCCGGTTGCAGGACGCCAAAGCGTTCGCCGAACCGCTGCTGCGCGCCGAACTGGCAAAGCGCTTTGGCTTGAATCTGGATGTCCGGCAGACTTTCCTGCGCCTGTACCTGCCCGACCATGTTCCGTGGCTGCGCATCAAATCCGGCGCCGCACGCACCTGGACTGTCTCGCTGCTGGACGCCGCGCTGCACAATTTTGAAAGCAGCGAGACCAGCGCTGACGCCTTTGAGTCCGCCTCGGGTTATGTCAGTCAGCCCTCACCTGACGGCCAGTTCAGCGTGTTGCCGAACATCCCCAAGGCGATGCCGATCCCAGCCTTCACCCGCCTGTGTCGCGAGCTGGATATCGGCCGCCGCTACAACACTTATCTGCAAGACAATTTGGGCGTCAGCAATCCGCTGGTCGCAGCCGTGCTGCAACCGCAGGTTTGCACGAGTGACAAAGCCGCACTGGTCGCCGCCCTGCAAATGGCCTACATGCAAAAGCTGCTGGGGGCCGATATCCATCGCCTGATTCTCGGGCTGCTCGATGGCTTGCAGCATTTGCGCCTCAATCGTCAGGCGTGGCATTGCCATGCGCTGACGATGATGAAAGTCAGCCTCACCGGCATCGTACTGTTCGCGCCGAATCTTGAAGCTGCAAACGCAACAGCGAGAGTCGTGGTTTACATTCCCGATGACCCGCAACACCCAGTCAAGGAATACGCCAGTTCCGCTGCCTTCGCTGAGGAGCTGGCGCAACGCCTGCGCGATCCGGACTATCAGGTCTTCTTCAGCCGTTTTATCGACCACGCCGAGCGCGGCGCTTTCTTCGGTCAGTTGCGGGCCTTGCTCAGCCCCGTCACCTGGCAACCCGTACCGGCCGGCGATCCACGCCCCAGCTGGCGCGAGCATCCGGCCGTGCGGCCTTTTATGCAGATCGTCGCGACCCCGATCCGGGGTGAGCTGTGGGTTTACCTCTACCAGCGCAAGCTCGACAAGATGCTCAACGATGCCCGCGTCATCGCCGTCTCGACGGCCATGGTCGATCGCAAGGCGCGCTGGGCACTCTGGGATTCCTTCACGGACATCGCACAGTCGTTGATCAACCTCGTCGCGTTTGTCGCCTTGCCATTCGTGCCATTTCTCGGCGAGCTGATGCTTGCCTACACGGCCTACCAACTGCTCGACGAGACGTTCGAAAGCATCGTCGACTGGGCCGAAGGACAACCCCGCGAAGCGTTCGCGCATTTGATCGGCGTCGTGGAGTCCATGGTGCAGGTCGGCACTTTCGCCGCCGGCGGCGCTATCGCCGTCAGCGAGTTTCGCGCGCTGTTGCCTGCCGATGTCGTCCAGTTCATCGACCGCTTCATTCCGGTGAAAACGGCCAATGGCAAGACCCGCTACTGGAAACCCGACCTGCGCCCTTACGAGTGGCCCGGCACGCTGCCCAAAGACATCCGAACCGATGCACTGGGCTTGCAAACCCACCAGGGCAAGAGCCTGCTGGCTCTGGAAGACAAGTTGTATGCCGTCAGCCTTGACCCCGAAACGGGCGCCCATCGCATCGATCATCCGACGCGCGCCGAGGCTTACAAACCCGCACTCAGGCACAACACCGCAGGCGCCTGGCAAACCGAAATTGACCAGCCACTGGCTTGGGATCGCGCCACCGTGCTGAGCCGCAGCAGTGCGCAGATGCAGCGCCTTCCCGCCGCTCTGCGGGAGCGCCTGCTGAATATCAGTGGCTGCGAGGAAAACACCCTGCGCCAGATGCACGTCGAGCGCGATCAATTGCCACCCTTACTCAGTGACACGCTGCAGCGCTGGCAGATCGATCAGGACATTCAATTGTTCATCGAGCAGATCGGCAGCCCGCATGCCGAGGATTACCTCAAGGCTGACCCGGCCACCCAACTGCAACTGCTTTTCGACAACGGCGACTGGCCTGCCGACCGAGGCCTGCAACTGATCGACCGTCAGGGCAGAACCCTGTGGCGCAGCCCCGTCGCCGATGTGCCATTCATACAAATCGAGGGCTCACGACTGGACGATGGCGACCTGCTCAAGACCTGCCTGCAACGCCTGACAGAATCGCAACGAAGGCGGCTATTGAGCGAAGCCCTGCATACGCCCGCACCCTCGGCCGAGGCCCGCGCAACTAGCCTGCGGCGCAGCGTCGCCGAGCTGGCACAGCGCAAACGCCAAAGCCTGTTCGAGGATCGATATCGTCAGTTACAGCGCGGCGCCAGCCCGCTGGTACAGGTACTGATGGATGCCGAACCCGGCCTGCCGAAGGCGTTGGCGCAATCGATACTGGAAACGGCAAGTGATGCTGAATACCTGCAATTACAGCGTGGAACACTCTCCGCAAGACTGGTGGTTCTGACCCAGGAAACGGGTCTGCAAGTGCGCGCAACCCGAGCCTTTGAAGGGCTGGAGCTGCAAGCGACAGTCAATAATCTGGATACGGATCGGCTGGCCCTCCACTCGCTGCCACGCTTGCCGGGCTGGTCGCCGTCGATACGAATGGAGCTCAGGCACTACAGCCATAGCGGGCAACTGATCGACAGCCTCGGCGCGCAGGACGCGCTCATTCGCAAGGTGCTGGTACTGACCGAACAGGGCGACTATCAGCCGTTCGACGCTACCGGTGAGTCACTCAGCGCGCCGGGTTCACTGTATTCAAGCCTGCTGCATGCCCTGCCCGACGCAGAACGTTCGGCGCTGACCATCCACATCACGCAAGACCTGCAGCTCAAGCAGCTGATTCGTGACGACGCGCTCGACCGTCAAGCGTTGCTGAACCTGCTGTCGCAAAATCCGATTCGCAAACCCGCTTACGACCCCACCGTGATGCGCCTGCGTGGCGGTACCAGTGGCTATCGGCGCATGCCTACCAATACGCCGACGCTGCACGCCCATGCCCACTGGCTGCTGCCGCACTTGCTGCCCGAGGAACTCGATGCATTCGTCGAGCGCCTGCAACGCCATCCGAACGGCCCGCGAGCGGAGCTGAGCCGCTTGATCACTGAACGCAACCGCCTCGACGCGGTGCTGAGTCCGTGGACTGAGGGTATTCCCCTCGTTCATCCGCAGTCCGGCGCCCGCCTCACCACCGAGCAATATGCGATCCAGCGTCATCGCCGACGGCAGATGCGGGTCGACATCCTGGACTGCTGGAAGCAGCAGGTTTCCTTGCCGGAGAACACCGAGCAGACCATCGATCTGCGGCTGTCACAGTCAATCATCGGAGAGCTGCCACAACTTGAGGTGAACTTCAGTCACGTGGACTACCTGACCATCGAGGGGATCGGCAGCACTCAGGGTATACACGGTTTTCTAAACTGCTTCTCCGGCTTGCGTCGCCTGGCGCTGCGCAATTTCCAGCTGGGCAACCTGCCGGAATCGATCAGCCGGTCACCGCAACTGCGCGAGCTGATTCTCAGCGACTGCAGCATCACCCTGACAGCCGAGAGCCAAACCACACTGGCGGCGTTGACTCAGCTGAGAACCCTGGACCTGTTCAGGAACCCGCTCGGACTCACCCCCAATGTCGAAAAAATGCCCCGACTCAATTACATCGATGTGTCGGAGACCGGCATTTCCGAACTGCCACCCGGCCTGCTCACGCGCCCGCTATTGCGCACCGCGCTGCTCAACGACAACCAGATCCGGTCGTTGTCTCCCGCCCTTTTCGAGCTGCCCAACAACGTTCCGGAAGGCTTCGATCTGAGCGGCAATCCGATTGCCAGCGCAGACCGGGAGCGCATCAAACGCCATTTCAACGACACCCGCCAGGACTTCGGCGTAATGGCCGAACAGGCTGATCTGCTGCGCGTACAGGCGCTGTACACACACATGGATCTGGAACAGGCCAGTGAATTTTTCTATCTGCTACCCGGCACCCTGGTCGAGGGTCGAATCGAACTTGCACGGCTTGAGCGTGAATACAGCGACTTGAGTAGCAACCTCGCCAACTGGGCGACCGACCATCCTGCCTTGCACCCGATCAGTGGCGAGCCCTTCACGATTGAGCAAGTGCTGAACGAGCACGCCGCACGTCACGAATTCAAATCGCTCATTGAACAGTGCTGGCGCCGGGAAACCGAGCAAGACGAACCGGATGAGAACCTCCAGCCACTACATGACTTGAACCTGGCGACGATCATCCGCGGCGACTTGCCTGTACTCAATGCCGATTTCAGCCATGTCACGCATCTGTACCTCAGAAGCCTGCCGGGCCAGACGTTTGGAATCGACAGGTTTGTCGAGACGTTTGCCAGCCTCAGAGGGCTGACGATTTATCAATATCGGCTTGAACACATTCCGCCGGCGGTGTTTCGCATGGCTGAGCTGACCTATTTGTCGCTTTCACACTGCGAGTTGACGCTCACGCCGCAAAACGCCCTTGAGCTTGCGCAAATGGAGCGCCTCGATCACCTGGACTTGAGTGACAACCCGTTGGGCGAGACCCCGGATGTCAGCCAGATGACTAATCTGCAAACGCTGATGCTGGACAACAGCGGCATCACCAGCCTGCCGCCGGGCTTGCTGCAACTCGAACACCTGGAAATCGCCGACCTGAGCGACAACGCGATCACCCAGGTTCCCAGCGATATCCTGGAGTTGCCAGAAGAGCGTGCGGACAAATTCAGCCTGCGGAGCAATCCGCTCTCTGAGCTGAGCCTGCAACGGCTGATCGCCTACTTCAAAAAGCACCGCATCGATTTTGGCGTGGAAGCCGTCATCGAACGGGCGGAAATGGAGGTGTCCACGTCTGAAGATTCAGGGGTCGATGAGTGA
- a CDS encoding aspartate aminotransferase family protein produces the protein MSVEHAAVQRADFDQVMVPNYAPAAFIPVRGAGSRVWDQSGRELIDFAGGIAVNVLGHAHPALVGALTEQANKLWHVSNVFTNEPALRLAHKLIDATFAERVFFCNSGAEANEAAFKLARRVAFDRFGSEKYEIIAALNSFHGRTLFTVNVGGQSKYSDGFGPKITGITHVPYNDLAALKAAVSDKTCAVVLEPIQGEGGVLPAELAYLQGARELCDANNALLVFDEVQTGMGRTGHLFAYQHYGVTPDILTSAKSLGGGFPIAAMLTTEALAKHLVVGTHGTTYGGNPLACAVAEAVIDVINTPEVLSGVNAKHDKFKTRLQQIGEKYGLFTQVRGLGLLIGCVLSDAWKGKAKDIFNAAEKEGLMILQAGPDVIRFAPSLVVEDADIDAGLDRFEHAAAALTQA, from the coding sequence ATGTCCGTTGAGCACGCTGCGGTACAACGCGCCGATTTCGACCAGGTAATGGTTCCCAACTACGCGCCTGCCGCTTTCATTCCGGTGCGTGGCGCCGGTTCCCGCGTCTGGGACCAGAGCGGTCGCGAGCTGATCGACTTCGCCGGCGGGATTGCCGTAAACGTATTGGGCCACGCGCATCCGGCGCTGGTCGGTGCCTTGACCGAGCAAGCGAACAAGCTGTGGCACGTGTCCAACGTGTTCACCAACGAGCCGGCCCTGCGCCTGGCGCACAAGCTGATCGACGCCACGTTCGCTGAGCGCGTGTTCTTCTGCAACTCGGGCGCCGAAGCCAACGAGGCCGCGTTCAAGCTGGCCCGTCGCGTGGCGTTCGACCGTTTCGGCAGCGAGAAGTACGAGATCATCGCCGCGCTCAACAGCTTCCACGGTCGTACCCTGTTCACCGTTAACGTCGGTGGCCAGTCGAAGTACTCCGACGGTTTCGGTCCGAAAATCACCGGCATCACCCACGTTCCTTACAACGATCTGGCCGCGCTGAAAGCGGCGGTTTCCGACAAGACCTGTGCGGTCGTGCTCGAACCTATCCAGGGCGAGGGCGGTGTACTGCCGGCCGAACTGGCTTACCTGCAAGGTGCCCGCGAACTGTGCGACGCGAACAACGCGCTGCTGGTGTTCGACGAAGTGCAGACCGGCATGGGCCGTACCGGCCACCTGTTCGCCTACCAGCATTACGGCGTGACTCCGGACATCCTGACCAGCGCCAAGAGCCTGGGCGGTGGTTTCCCGATCGCCGCGATGCTGACCACTGAAGCGCTGGCCAAACATCTGGTCGTCGGCACCCACGGCACCACCTACGGCGGCAACCCGCTGGCGTGCGCCGTTGCCGAGGCAGTGATCGACGTGATCAACACCCCTGAGGTGCTGAGCGGCGTCAACGCCAAGCACGACAAATTCAAGACCCGTCTGCAGCAGATCGGCGAGAAGTACGGCCTGTTCACTCAGGTGCGTGGCCTCGGTCTGTTGATCGGTTGTGTGCTGAGCGACGCCTGGAAAGGCAAGGCCAAGGACATCTTCAACGCCGCTGAAAAAGAAGGCCTGATGATTCTGCAGGCCGGCCCGGACGTGATCCGTTTCGCCCCGAGCCTGGTGGTGGAAGACGCCGATATCGATGCCGGTCTGGACCGCTTCGAACACGCGGCAGCAGCACTGACGCAAGCCTGA